A window of Hymenobacter aerilatus contains these coding sequences:
- a CDS encoding cyanophycinase yields the protein MLPSDFPLGTIVAFGGGDDDVLLVQLCALLPSPALPVEIITTASRDVAATAAAYEQALRELGCQQVHHLAIDEHHPADHPATLRRLHQAALVFFTGGDQERITDFLADTEFLRVLRHRFQTDAAFLVAGTSAGAAALPAYMLVGGQGWRALRKGGIEVLPGLGLLPHLLIDQHFVERSRFGRLAHALLAHAHCLGLGVGEETGIIIRQGQQAEVFGYGQVVVLDGQHLHSHNLEQIEQGEPVSMLNLHVHVLVQGQVLDIRASEVRKV from the coding sequence ATGCTTCCATCTGACTTTCCGCTCGGAACCATCGTTGCCTTTGGTGGAGGCGACGATGACGTTCTGTTGGTCCAGTTGTGCGCCCTGCTGCCTTCGCCGGCGCTACCCGTCGAAATCATTACCACAGCCTCGCGGGATGTAGCCGCTACAGCGGCAGCCTATGAGCAAGCCTTGCGCGAGCTGGGCTGCCAGCAGGTACACCATCTGGCCATCGACGAGCACCACCCCGCCGACCACCCCGCTACCCTGCGCCGCCTGCACCAGGCGGCGCTGGTGTTCTTCACGGGCGGCGACCAGGAGCGCATCACCGATTTTCTGGCCGATACCGAATTCCTGCGTGTATTGCGCCACCGTTTCCAGACGGATGCCGCATTTCTGGTGGCGGGCACCAGCGCCGGGGCGGCAGCCCTACCCGCCTACATGCTGGTAGGAGGGCAAGGGTGGCGGGCGCTGCGCAAGGGCGGTATTGAGGTGCTGCCGGGACTGGGGCTGCTACCGCACCTGCTTATTGATCAGCATTTTGTGGAGCGTAGTCGGTTTGGGCGCTTGGCGCATGCTCTGCTTGCGCACGCCCATTGTCTGGGCCTGGGCGTAGGTGAGGAGACGGGCATCATTATACGCCAGGGGCAACAGGCCGAAGTGTTTGGGTACGGTCAAGTAGTGGTGCTAGATGGCCAGCACCTGCACAGCCACAACCTGGAGCAGATTGAGCAGGGCGAGCCCGTGAGTATGCTCAACCTGCATGTGCATGTACTAGTGCAGGGACAAGTCCTTGATATACGCGCAAGCGAGGTCAGGAAAGTATAG
- a CDS encoding malectin domain-containing carbohydrate-binding protein, giving the protein MLQTHIEIILITNYPSVYLPKPINLKNKQYSMFRRFTPLAFHAFLLALFIANKSAAQTKIQFALGQNSITSAGAYAPDGTLIRTLWSAVPYPAGNQTAFWDGKDDNGQTVAKGSYEIRVLSHNMQYRWDGAIGNTSLAQSGPRVFQGYLPIRDIAVTDTAAYYVTGFNEGQSNLHRFSHNNTRSQYNLGRVDGFTAFTLLDTDGTNLYMANNEGGVYDGGRVSFVYARRISDNTEVRFAAGREIRLNANATNQYYPSVLDLDATSPSFSPSGVTVLSNAATGLAVQKKGQILAVAHRNQHVIRLFDKTSGQLLRTINIAYPGSLSMTPTGDLWAVAGNNVVRYTNLSSNPTVATTITGLNKPLAIATDPSNDDIVLIADGGTSQQVKAFSANGGMLWTYGQAGGYLLNGNEVRNDKLWFHHSMLGETTFITVLPDHSFWVGDIANSRCLHISAARTYQEQIMYQPHSYATSVDANNPSRVFNEFLEFKVDYSKPIGESWTLIRNWRAGLSTDYVGFFQGVRQVATLSNGRTYALLRNVKQDFIELAELTGIKLRPTGIRPARTTDEAASLMPDGSLNLAPFNPRPGTTVTWYTRPLSGFDGANNPQWATPIALASAPAGSTDPVSRTGGIGDIATPVTSSKVVVSLDYSKNNGWHLGGLLQGSNKWLWKASPTGPLNGKGNYDIGNGVQYGGNTVLSTGRHILYGYHGEFWNNAQAGQFMHFYDNGLFVGQFGETTKNHDSREGIIAGAAGNAVSPDLASVNGETYLWVNDEGGHGPQRWHLVGTGTVLEAKGTGEVGGTIIVTAPSATFPQQLTATPSESRLQLSWQPVPGATSYTVSYSTTPGGPYNTVSRIGSTGYTLPNLTNGIPYYVSVAAQLASGAGPSSAEVMATPLAANATVQAVGHQASNNTEFVVDPSAPSKNNPSLQLQAPLRYASEPLAFSKVGRKGYILFNWNSDGSDNTNVQAPFKINKGTGWRVDSYLKFQFRVNGALGKDAGLYSSPAGKITIDVADNEWHYATVFCPARFDDARSFSVSLTPVSQSGPAATYTVKETMGQNHVFQFRFKGAMVLTVDNGQTGAIGIVQAIFLDNDTIAAAVPIPVTAPVATPTPPQLTSFTLVNADNAQDIKTLTTGETLDLTALPTKNLAIRANTSSSTVGSVAFKLTGGLAKEMTDNAAVYTLFGDDNGRYTPWVPQVGTYSLTATAYSAGQASGTASAPLAVSFSVVNKVAAPVTAPAPTPAQQVVSFTLVNADNSQDIKTFINGETINLSTLPTRNLAIRANTNPVTVGSVVLRMSGTLSKQVTENIPFYTLFGDNNGRYTPWVPQVGTYSLTATAYSAGQAGGSASAPLAVSFTLTNTVARPTQGLTAISVPTTNTDAAVYRINAGGKQLSTDRGVFMADKYYTSSPSNTANVKGKIAGTNNHELYQTERYGTNGTFRYALPVANGQYTVVLHFAETFWSEASKRVFDVTLEGKKVLDDYDIYRKVGRFAMKTESFTTTVKDGSLNIDFSSLKSDGGSDQPQVCAIEVLSASTTLTATASTQYAVAAEPASAATPVLTAISLSAYPNPTPDGQVTVTLAEPQTGDVWYTLFSATGSAVSGGKASLGAFGSELKLDLGRGMKLPGTYYLWLQSKTWQSRFKIVRQ; this is encoded by the coding sequence TTGTTACAAACTCACATTGAAATTATACTCATAACAAACTATCCGTCAGTATATTTGCCTAAACCAATCAATCTCAAAAATAAACAATATTCAATGTTTAGGAGATTTACGCCACTTGCGTTTCACGCATTTTTATTAGCATTATTTATAGCTAATAAATCAGCCGCTCAGACTAAAATACAATTTGCGTTAGGACAAAATTCTATTACCAGTGCTGGAGCTTATGCACCAGATGGTACTTTAATTCGAACCTTGTGGAGTGCTGTTCCGTATCCAGCCGGCAATCAAACCGCTTTCTGGGACGGGAAAGATGACAATGGTCAAACTGTGGCCAAAGGCTCGTATGAAATACGAGTGCTGTCGCACAATATGCAGTATCGGTGGGATGGTGCAATTGGCAACACTTCGTTGGCGCAATCCGGACCGCGCGTATTTCAAGGCTATTTGCCTATCCGCGACATTGCCGTTACGGATACAGCGGCTTATTATGTTACGGGCTTTAATGAGGGACAAAGTAACTTACACCGCTTCTCACATAACAATACAAGAAGCCAATACAATTTAGGTAGGGTAGATGGCTTTACTGCATTCACTCTATTAGATACTGACGGTACCAATCTATACATGGCCAACAATGAAGGTGGTGTGTATGATGGTGGCCGTGTTTCGTTTGTATATGCTCGCCGAATCAGCGACAATACAGAAGTACGCTTTGCTGCTGGAAGGGAAATACGATTGAATGCTAATGCTACCAACCAATACTATCCTAGCGTATTAGACTTAGATGCAACCAGCCCCTCTTTTTCTCCCTCGGGCGTTACAGTTTTATCCAATGCAGCAACTGGTTTGGCTGTTCAGAAGAAAGGGCAAATTTTAGCTGTAGCACACCGCAACCAGCATGTTATCCGTCTATTCGATAAAACCAGTGGACAATTACTACGAACTATCAATATTGCTTACCCCGGATCTCTGAGTATGACCCCTACCGGTGATTTGTGGGCAGTGGCGGGTAACAATGTAGTCCGGTATACTAATCTGAGCAGTAATCCTACTGTAGCAACTACCATCACAGGTCTAAACAAGCCTTTGGCCATTGCCACAGACCCCAGCAACGATGATATCGTATTAATTGCAGATGGAGGTACAAGCCAACAAGTGAAGGCTTTTTCCGCCAATGGTGGCATGCTTTGGACTTATGGCCAGGCTGGAGGATATCTGCTGAATGGAAACGAGGTACGCAATGACAAACTGTGGTTTCATCATTCGATGCTAGGAGAAACCACTTTCATTACTGTATTACCAGACCACTCCTTTTGGGTTGGTGACATTGCCAATAGTCGTTGCTTACATATCTCAGCTGCTCGTACATACCAAGAGCAGATCATGTACCAGCCTCACTCCTACGCTACCTCAGTTGATGCAAATAACCCTTCGCGGGTTTTCAACGAGTTTTTAGAGTTCAAGGTTGACTACAGCAAGCCAATAGGTGAATCATGGACCTTAATAAGAAATTGGCGGGCAGGCTTATCAACTGATTACGTCGGGTTCTTTCAAGGTGTTCGACAGGTAGCTACGCTTTCTAATGGCCGTACGTATGCCCTGCTTCGCAACGTAAAGCAGGACTTTATTGAGCTAGCCGAATTAACGGGCATCAAGCTACGCCCTACAGGCATCCGACCGGCTCGCACAACTGATGAGGCTGCCAGCCTCATGCCCGATGGCTCCCTCAATCTCGCTCCTTTCAATCCGCGCCCAGGCACTACTGTTACTTGGTATACTCGCCCATTAAGCGGTTTCGACGGGGCCAATAACCCACAATGGGCTACCCCAATAGCGTTAGCCAGCGCTCCGGCAGGCTCTACCGATCCAGTATCACGCACGGGTGGTATTGGCGATATTGCTACTCCTGTTACTTCTTCCAAAGTCGTGGTATCGCTCGATTATTCGAAAAATAATGGCTGGCACCTGGGTGGTTTATTGCAAGGAAGCAATAAGTGGTTGTGGAAGGCCAGCCCTACAGGGCCCTTGAATGGCAAAGGCAACTACGACATTGGCAACGGTGTGCAGTATGGTGGTAACACGGTATTATCTACTGGCCGTCATATCTTGTATGGCTACCATGGTGAGTTCTGGAATAATGCGCAAGCAGGCCAGTTTATGCACTTCTACGATAATGGTCTCTTTGTTGGTCAGTTCGGCGAAACCACCAAAAACCATGATTCTCGTGAAGGAATAATTGCCGGAGCAGCAGGCAATGCTGTTTCTCCAGATTTGGCATCCGTAAATGGAGAAACTTACTTGTGGGTAAACGATGAAGGTGGTCATGGCCCACAACGGTGGCACTTGGTTGGTACCGGCACGGTACTAGAGGCCAAAGGCACAGGAGAAGTAGGAGGTACCATTATAGTAACAGCACCTTCCGCTACCTTCCCTCAACAGCTAACAGCCACACCAAGCGAATCGAGATTACAGCTGAGCTGGCAGCCAGTACCTGGCGCCACTAGCTATACCGTATCTTATTCCACTACTCCCGGTGGGCCTTATAATACCGTTTCCCGCATTGGTAGCACTGGCTACACGCTTCCAAACCTGACAAACGGTATTCCTTATTATGTATCGGTGGCAGCACAACTAGCCTCAGGTGCTGGGCCATCTTCAGCAGAAGTAATGGCCACGCCACTTGCCGCAAACGCAACTGTGCAAGCTGTTGGTCATCAGGCCAGCAACAATACCGAGTTTGTGGTAGATCCTTCGGCGCCTAGCAAGAACAATCCTTCTTTGCAATTACAGGCACCTCTTCGATATGCCTCGGAGCCATTGGCTTTCAGCAAGGTAGGCCGTAAAGGCTACATACTTTTCAATTGGAATAGCGATGGTAGCGACAACACCAATGTGCAGGCTCCTTTCAAAATAAATAAGGGAACCGGCTGGCGGGTAGATAGCTACCTTAAATTCCAGTTCCGGGTGAATGGCGCTTTGGGCAAAGACGCCGGCTTATACAGCAGCCCCGCAGGCAAAATCACCATTGATGTAGCAGATAACGAGTGGCACTACGCTACAGTATTCTGCCCCGCTCGTTTCGACGACGCCCGTAGTTTTTCTGTATCACTGACCCCGGTTTCCCAAAGTGGCCCTGCTGCAACCTACACGGTTAAAGAAACTATGGGACAAAACCACGTTTTCCAATTCCGCTTTAAGGGGGCCATGGTACTAACCGTTGATAACGGTCAAACTGGAGCTATTGGCATTGTGCAGGCCATTTTCCTGGATAATGATACAATAGCCGCTGCTGTGCCTATCCCTGTGACAGCGCCAGTAGCTACACCAACTCCTCCACAGCTCACCAGCTTCACTCTGGTAAATGCCGATAACGCCCAAGACATCAAAACACTGACTACCGGCGAGACATTAGACTTAACAGCCTTGCCTACTAAAAACCTGGCTATCAGAGCCAACACGAGTTCCTCTACGGTAGGTAGCGTTGCCTTCAAGCTTACAGGAGGCCTTGCAAAAGAGATGACAGATAATGCAGCAGTCTATACTTTGTTTGGCGACGACAATGGACGCTACACGCCTTGGGTTCCGCAGGTAGGCACCTACTCGCTCACGGCTACGGCCTACTCGGCTGGGCAGGCCAGCGGCACAGCCAGCGCGCCCCTCGCCGTTAGCTTCAGTGTCGTGAACAAGGTGGCCGCTCCGGTTACAGCACCTGCTCCTACCCCTGCGCAACAGGTTGTGAGCTTCACCCTAGTGAATGCCGACAACTCGCAGGATATTAAGACGTTCATAAATGGCGAAACAATCAATCTAAGCACGCTACCTACTAGGAATCTGGCTATTCGGGCCAATACCAACCCGGTTACGGTGGGTAGTGTAGTGCTTAGGATGAGTGGTACATTGAGCAAGCAGGTAACGGAAAATATTCCTTTTTACACCTTATTTGGCGACAACAACGGGCGCTATACGCCCTGGGTTCCGCAGGTAGGCACCTACTCGCTCACGGCTACGGCCTACTCGGCCGGGCAGGCCGGCGGCTCAGCCAGCGCGCCTCTCGCCGTTAGCTTTACGCTTACAAATACGGTGGCCAGACCTACCCAAGGCCTCACAGCCATCAGTGTTCCTACTACGAACACAGATGCTGCGGTATATCGTATCAATGCTGGTGGAAAGCAATTATCCACTGATCGGGGTGTGTTTATGGCCGATAAATACTACACGTCTTCTCCTAGCAATACGGCTAACGTCAAGGGAAAGATTGCCGGCACCAACAACCACGAGCTGTATCAAACGGAACGCTATGGTACTAACGGCACCTTCCGGTACGCCCTCCCTGTAGCCAACGGACAATATACCGTCGTGCTACACTTCGCTGAAACCTTTTGGTCGGAAGCCAGCAAGCGTGTGTTCGATGTGACGTTGGAAGGGAAAAAGGTGCTTGACGATTATGACATTTACCGTAAAGTAGGTCGCTTTGCTATGAAGACTGAGAGCTTCACAACTACGGTAAAAGACGGCTCACTCAACATCGATTTTAGTTCCTTGAAATCGGACGGTGGTTCAGATCAGCCACAGGTATGCGCCATTGAGGTGCTATCGGCTAGCACTACCCTAACGGCCACTGCTAGCACGCAATATGCTGTGGCCGCCGAGCCCGCTTCGGCTGCTACACCGGTTTTGACTGCCATTTCACTTTCGGCCTACCCTAATCCTACCCCTGATGGACAAGTGACTGTTACCCTAGCTGAGCCGCAGACCGGCGACGTATGGTATACCTTGTTTTCGGCCACGGGCAGCGCTGTATCGGGAGGCAAAGCTTCGTTGGGTGCCTTCGGCAGCGAGCTGAAGCTGGACCTGGGCCGCGGTATGAAGCTACCAGGTACGTACTACCTCTGGTTGCAAAGCAAAACCTGGCAGTCGCGCTTCAAGATTGTGCGTCAGTAA
- a CDS encoding glycosyltransferase family 2 protein, with protein sequence MNAITVILLTHNEEKHIARCLKSLAPIAAAVFVIDSFSTDRTCDIAREMGAQVFQNPWVNYSTQFNWALQNCPIQTPWTMRMDCDEYLLPELITEIQQKIPVARPEVGGFIIKRRVYFMDRWIKHGGFYPHRLLRIWRTNTATLEDRWMDEHVVLEAGTTEALTHDMVDHNLNDLTWWINKHNHYATREMLDLLAIHNKTTSAQNVDVSLSGEQYSRKRWVKEKLYSRIPLFAGPFFYFLYRYFLLLGFLDGKPGLIWHFLQGFWYRFLVDAKLYEHRLRAPKS encoded by the coding sequence ATGAACGCTATTACGGTTATTCTACTAACCCACAACGAAGAAAAGCACATTGCGCGCTGCCTCAAGAGTCTAGCGCCTATTGCAGCGGCAGTATTCGTTATCGACAGCTTTTCCACCGACCGCACCTGTGATATTGCCCGTGAAATGGGCGCCCAAGTATTTCAGAACCCGTGGGTGAACTACAGCACCCAGTTCAACTGGGCTCTGCAAAACTGCCCCATCCAGACGCCCTGGACCATGCGCATGGACTGCGACGAGTATCTGCTACCCGAGCTCATCACAGAGATTCAGCAGAAGATTCCTGTTGCGCGCCCCGAGGTAGGCGGCTTCATCATCAAGCGGCGCGTGTATTTTATGGACCGCTGGATCAAGCATGGTGGTTTCTACCCGCATCGGCTGCTGCGCATCTGGCGCACCAATACGGCTACCCTCGAGGACCGTTGGATGGATGAGCACGTGGTGCTGGAAGCTGGTACTACAGAGGCCCTCACGCATGATATGGTAGATCATAACCTAAATGATCTGACATGGTGGATCAACAAGCACAACCACTACGCTACCCGCGAAATGCTGGATTTGCTTGCTATCCACAACAAGACCACTTCGGCCCAGAACGTAGACGTTTCTCTCAGCGGCGAGCAGTATTCCCGCAAGCGTTGGGTGAAAGAGAAGCTGTACAGCCGGATTCCACTGTTTGCAGGACCTTTCTTTTATTTCCTGTACCGCTACTTTCTACTGCTGGGCTTTCTAGACGGGAAGCCGGGTCTTATCTGGCACTTTCTGCAAGGCTTCTGGTACCGCTTCTTGGTCGATGCCAAACTGTATGAACATCGGCTACGCGCGCCCAAATCATAG
- a CDS encoding SGNH/GDSL hydrolase family protein, translating to MYTITFRKVVPFLALLGLSLSACQPDLEDEVKTSAGTADFSRYIAVGNSLTAGFADGGLYLEGQQNSYPSMLAQQFRAVGGGDFAQPLFAAGQENGSGYLRITGFASDGTPVTGNVTTNLALRSGATAARPLYTKYTDPVNNLGVPGIRLSDIETAGYGSTQGNPYFERITPDAQATQTYLARAAASNPTFFTNWLGNNDVLGYATAGGAASNITATTDFTDKNNKLVNALTANGAKGLVVNIPDVTTVPFFTTVGPVLKATLTAASVPGLIIQTGSAFGGPTSSNRKQIATTDIRDAAGTGRQLFTLLSSPYVRLINQRTGRAWRFVYSQSGQPAAGFPLFLAAYGIDTTATFGTSAANPIPSLFVLDDVEQGLVRTATTAFNNAIAVKANEKNLALLDINAFFARVAAGGIVVNGVQNTTGFVSGNLFSLDGVHLTPRGYAIVANEMIKVINAKYNASVPQLNPLDYRGVRFPN from the coding sequence ATGTATACAATTACTTTTCGTAAAGTAGTGCCGTTTCTGGCGCTACTAGGGCTTAGCCTCTCTGCCTGCCAGCCCGACCTGGAAGATGAAGTAAAAACCAGCGCCGGCACCGCCGACTTCTCCCGCTACATTGCCGTAGGCAACTCCCTCACGGCTGGTTTTGCCGATGGAGGCCTGTACCTGGAAGGTCAGCAGAATTCCTACCCCTCTATGCTGGCTCAACAGTTCCGGGCAGTTGGCGGCGGCGACTTCGCGCAGCCGCTGTTCGCCGCGGGCCAGGAAAACGGGTCGGGTTATCTGCGCATAACGGGTTTCGCCAGTGACGGAACCCCGGTTACGGGCAACGTGACCACTAACTTGGCCCTGCGTTCCGGCGCCACTGCCGCACGCCCACTTTACACCAAATACACCGACCCGGTTAATAACTTGGGTGTGCCCGGTATTCGCCTTTCAGATATCGAAACGGCCGGATATGGTAGCACGCAGGGTAATCCGTATTTTGAGCGAATCACTCCCGATGCACAGGCTACGCAGACATACTTAGCGCGAGCAGCTGCTTCTAATCCTACCTTCTTCACCAACTGGCTAGGTAACAACGATGTGTTGGGCTATGCTACGGCGGGCGGCGCGGCTAGCAACATCACAGCCACAACTGATTTCACGGATAAAAACAATAAACTCGTGAATGCCCTAACCGCTAATGGCGCGAAAGGGCTCGTAGTTAATATTCCTGATGTAACTACTGTACCGTTCTTTACGACGGTAGGGCCAGTATTGAAAGCCACGCTGACAGCGGCGAGTGTGCCGGGTCTGATCATCCAAACAGGTTCTGCGTTTGGTGGCCCAACTTCTTCTAACCGCAAACAAATTGCAACCACCGACATACGGGATGCTGCCGGTACCGGGCGGCAGTTGTTTACACTACTTTCGTCACCCTACGTCCGCCTGATCAACCAACGTACGGGACGGGCCTGGCGGTTTGTCTACAGTCAAAGCGGCCAGCCTGCTGCTGGTTTCCCACTCTTCCTGGCCGCCTATGGTATCGACACCACCGCAACGTTTGGAACGAGTGCCGCCAACCCTATCCCTAGTCTTTTCGTGCTGGATGATGTAGAACAGGGTTTGGTTCGTACAGCTACAACAGCGTTCAACAACGCCATAGCGGTAAAAGCCAACGAGAAAAACCTGGCCCTACTCGACATTAACGCTTTCTTTGCCCGGGTGGCAGCTGGCGGCATTGTGGTGAATGGTGTGCAGAATACAACTGGATTTGTGAGTGGCAACCTATTCTCGCTGGATGGCGTGCATCTCACGCCCCGCGGCTATGCCATTGTGGCCAATGAGATGATTAAAGTCATCAATGCGAAGTATAACGCAAGCGTACCTCAGCTAAATCCGCTGGATTATCGGGGTGTTCGGTTCCCTAACTAA
- a CDS encoding YpdA family putative bacillithiol disulfide reductase — protein MHEPTSSFDTVVIGAGPVGLACALEIQRRGFTVCVVDKGALVNSLVGYPNQMEFFSTPELLEIGGYPMPTNHYKPLREDALDYYRRVAQAEKLTLRLYERVVRLEGEANHYEVVTTKGRIATRFVVVATGFFDVPVKMNVPGEDLPNVSHYYKEPYTHVDQRVVVVGAKNSSAKAALQLLRAGAHVTLVVRSAELSPSVKYWIRPDLENRIKEGRIKAYFNSTIQEIRPTEVNLATPEGLVTLPTDFTYALTGYRPDYSLLAALGITTQDDAARTPTHDQETFETNRSGVYIAGTVCGGLNTSRWFIENGRYHAAVIAAHLAGEAAPATPQIIQPVQLSK, from the coding sequence ATGCACGAACCAACTTCTTCCTTCGATACTGTTGTAATAGGCGCGGGCCCGGTAGGGCTGGCGTGTGCTCTTGAAATACAGCGCCGGGGCTTCACCGTGTGCGTAGTGGATAAGGGTGCCTTAGTTAACTCCCTGGTAGGCTACCCCAACCAGATGGAGTTCTTCTCTACCCCAGAGCTGCTGGAAATTGGAGGCTACCCCATGCCTACCAATCACTACAAGCCACTTCGCGAAGACGCCCTCGATTACTACCGCCGGGTAGCTCAGGCCGAAAAGCTGACACTGCGACTATACGAGCGCGTGGTACGGTTAGAAGGCGAAGCGAACCACTACGAAGTAGTGACCACCAAGGGACGCATTGCTACCCGGTTTGTAGTGGTGGCCACCGGTTTTTTCGATGTGCCGGTAAAGATGAACGTGCCGGGCGAGGACCTGCCCAACGTCAGCCACTACTACAAGGAGCCGTACACGCACGTGGATCAGCGAGTGGTGGTGGTAGGCGCTAAGAACTCCTCGGCCAAAGCGGCTTTGCAGTTGCTGCGCGCCGGTGCACACGTAACGCTGGTGGTGCGTAGCGCCGAATTGTCGCCCTCGGTGAAGTACTGGATACGGCCGGACCTGGAGAATCGTATCAAGGAGGGGCGCATCAAGGCTTACTTCAACTCAACCATTCAGGAAATCCGGCCTACCGAAGTAAATTTGGCCACGCCGGAGGGCTTGGTTACCCTACCCACCGATTTCACCTACGCCCTCACCGGCTACCGTCCCGACTACTCCTTACTGGCGGCCTTAGGCATTACCACGCAGGATGATGCGGCGCGTACGCCTACCCATGATCAGGAGACGTTTGAAACCAACCGGTCCGGCGTCTATATAGCCGGCACCGTATGTGGCGGCCTGAACACCAGCCGCTGGTTTATTGAGAATGGCCGCTACCATGCGGCTGTTATTGCGGCTCACCTGGCCGGTGAAGCAGCTCCCGCCACGCCACAGATTATCCAGCCAGTGCAGTTGTCGAAGTAG
- a CDS encoding WcaF family extracellular polysaccharide biosynthesis acetyltransferase, translated as MTTTDLSTFSVGTYRAGPTWKVALWYPINYFIFDTAIPWPYSIKSALLRLFGAQVGEGLVIKPNVRIKNPWRLRIGHHCWIGESVWIDNLANVTIGNHVSISQGALLLTGNHDYTRSSFPYRLGPITLEDGSWVGARSVVCPGVTCYSHAILTVNSVATRSLDAWGIYAGNPASFIRQRVMQQ; from the coding sequence ATGACAACGACTGATCTATCCACCTTCAGCGTAGGCACCTACCGGGCTGGCCCAACTTGGAAGGTAGCACTGTGGTATCCTATCAACTACTTCATTTTCGACACTGCTATACCGTGGCCATATAGTATAAAATCGGCATTGCTCCGCTTGTTTGGGGCGCAGGTAGGCGAAGGACTCGTAATTAAGCCTAACGTGCGCATTAAGAATCCCTGGCGCTTGCGTATTGGACACCACTGCTGGATCGGCGAGTCGGTATGGATCGATAATCTAGCCAACGTTACCATTGGCAACCACGTCAGCATTTCGCAGGGAGCTTTACTGCTCACCGGTAATCACGATTACACGCGTAGTAGTTTCCCCTATCGTCTCGGCCCTATCACGCTGGAAGATGGTAGCTGGGTAGGCGCCCGGTCGGTGGTCTGCCCTGGTGTTACCTGTTATTCCCACGCTATTCTAACGGTCAATTCTGTTGCCACACGCTCGTTGGATGCGTGGGGTATTTATGCTGGCAATCCGGCCTCTTTCATTCGACAGCGCGTGATGCAACAATAA
- a CDS encoding OmpP1/FadL family transporter: protein MKLKSLLLVSGALLAGTGSAVAGGYQVTLAGIKNNGMGGVGVGLSLDQAAMFYNPGALAMVRERGVQLGGNITLARSAFVAEGSNMQRELRNSVVTPFSLYAGFGPAEGKFRAGIAVYTPFGSKLQYANGWEGRTALTDIDLKSVFVQPTFSYAITDELSVGAGLVVLAYGAVNLQRDIALPDSYGHVELDGKAKTKLGFNAGIYYKPSDKLSIGISHRSKLDAVVDNDGDVTFSNIPTAFQSRFQATKFGATLPLPATTSVGIGVMPNENLTIGFDVNFVQWSKYRELRFDFDQQINGQTTSVSKRNYEDALTFRLGGQYKLTSGLTVRAGGSYDMTPVPDGYVTPETPDNDRVSGTVGASYAFGKFSLDLSGQFIRILKRTETQADLLNNGTTDRVAGTYKTNIVIPGLGLNYTF, encoded by the coding sequence ATGAAGCTTAAATCTTTACTCCTCGTGAGTGGTGCGCTGCTTGCTGGTACTGGCAGTGCTGTGGCCGGTGGCTACCAGGTAACGCTGGCTGGTATCAAAAACAATGGTATGGGCGGCGTAGGGGTAGGCCTGTCGCTAGACCAGGCCGCTATGTTCTACAACCCTGGCGCACTGGCCATGGTGCGGGAGCGGGGCGTGCAGCTAGGCGGTAACATAACGCTTGCCCGTAGCGCTTTCGTGGCAGAGGGGAGCAACATGCAACGCGAGCTGCGCAACAGCGTGGTAACGCCCTTCAGCCTGTATGCGGGCTTCGGCCCAGCCGAGGGTAAATTTCGGGCGGGTATTGCCGTGTATACGCCTTTCGGCAGCAAGCTGCAATATGCCAACGGTTGGGAAGGGCGCACCGCCCTCACGGATATTGATCTGAAATCTGTCTTCGTGCAGCCTACCTTCAGCTACGCCATTACCGACGAGCTGAGCGTGGGCGCTGGCCTAGTGGTGCTGGCTTACGGCGCCGTAAACCTCCAGCGCGACATCGCCCTACCCGACTCCTATGGTCACGTGGAGCTGGATGGCAAAGCCAAAACCAAGCTGGGCTTCAACGCGGGCATCTACTACAAGCCTTCCGATAAGCTGAGCATTGGTATCAGCCACCGCTCCAAACTAGACGCTGTAGTAGACAACGACGGCGACGTGACGTTCTCTAACATCCCGACGGCGTTCCAGTCGCGCTTTCAGGCTACCAAGTTTGGCGCTACCCTGCCGCTGCCTGCTACCACCTCGGTGGGTATTGGCGTGATGCCCAATGAAAACCTGACCATCGGCTTCGATGTCAACTTTGTACAGTGGAGCAAGTACCGCGAGCTACGCTTCGATTTCGACCAGCAGATCAACGGGCAAACTACCAGCGTTTCCAAGCGCAATTACGAAGATGCCCTGACGTTCCGCCTAGGTGGCCAGTATAAACTCACCAGCGGCCTGACGGTACGTGCCGGCGGCTCGTATGACATGACGCCCGTACCCGACGGCTACGTAACCCCCGAGACGCCCGACAATGACCGTGTGAGTGGCACCGTAGGCGCCTCTTATGCCTTCGGTAAGTTCAGCCTGGACCTGTCGGGGCAGTTTATCCGCATCCTGAAGCGGACCGAAACCCAAGCCGACTTGCTCAACAACGGCACCACCGACCGGGTAGCGGGCACTTACAAAACCAATATCGTGATTCCGGGCCTGGGCCTGAACTACACTTTCTAA